The following coding sequences are from one Salvia hispanica cultivar TCC Black 2014 chromosome 3, UniMelb_Shisp_WGS_1.0, whole genome shotgun sequence window:
- the LOC125216017 gene encoding RNA-binding KH domain-containing protein RCF3-like: MERSRSKRYYYDQDYESETLHSRSKPRYGSNSSHGGGGGGHHYAPSYRRSSSSSGGGGGRKLPEQVMGTTNYRILCHDVKAGGVIGKSGSIIKAIRQNTGAWINVHELAPGDEERIIEISDNRGRAAGGRLPSFSPAQEALLMIHERILETDGEGGGYGHSDGFVEDENDEYGGRGGGGGGGNRVVTRLVVSRMHVGCLMGKGGKIIEQMRMETNTHIRILPRDHTLPRCVSMSEEIVQVVGDMNAVKNALEIISSRLRESQHRDRSHFQNRVQSPDHFYPPDDDFHVNNRRSSAERPSFGSRYSGGSRNNNYSSRSSGFSHESRPASVSDNARSFPGEELVFRILCPFRKVDFVVGESDGIIDLLHNEIGVNIDVSDPVSGLDELIIIISSDEGPDDELFPAQEALLHIQTRIVDLIPEKENIVTTRLLLQSDEIGSLADIGKISGASVEILPREQRPVGVSGMDEIVQIVGEITAAREALVEVTARIRSYIYREFHEKDEPVSRISAPSPVNGGVEPETASRNNGPQYVEMHAGNGHALSTPHSFSTTTTSQKVKDVASTPSNADPVKQNESERREDHQPSILNRISVPLVTRSILEVVIPPHAASELAKKSRKLALISELSGATVKLVDDGPEATEKVIQISGTPEQAERAQSLLQGFILSTEDG; this comes from the exons ATGGAGAGATCTAGATCTAAGAGATACTATTATGACCAGGACTATGAATCTGAAACCCTACACTCGCGGAGCAAGCCGCGCTACGGAAGCAATTCTTCACAcggtggaggtggaggaggcCACCATTATGCACCGAGCTACCGCCGCTCCTCATCCTCCTccggtggaggaggagggagAAAGCTGCCGGAACAGGTGATGGGGACGACGAACTACCGGATTCTGTGCCACGATGTGAAGGCAGGGGGAGTGATTGGGAAATCCGGGAGTATAATTAAGGCGATTAGGCAGAACACTGGGGCGTGGATCAATGTGCACGAGCTGGCTCCTGGGGATGAGGAGAGGATTATCGAGATATCTGACAACCGGGGGCGGGCTGCGGGCGGGAGGTTACCGTCGTTTTCGCCTGCGCAGGAGGCGTTGCTTATGATACATGAGAGGATTTTGGAGACGGATGGGGAAGGAGGAGGGTATGGGCATAGTGATGGCTTTGTGGAGGATGAGAATGATGAGTACGGAGGCagaggaggaggcggtggtggtggtaaTAGAGTTGTGACGAGGCTGGTGGTTTCGCGTATGCACGTGGGGTGTTTGATGGGGAAAGGAGGGAAGATAATTGAGCAAATGAGGATGGAGACGAATACACATATTAGGATTTTACCGCGAGATCATACTCTGCCACGTTGTGTTTCCATGTCTGAGGAGATTGTTCAG GTGGTTGGTGACATGAATGCTGTGAAAAATGCTCTAGAAATCATTTCGTCTCGCTTGAGGGAAAGCCAACATCGTGATAGAAGCCATTTTCAGAACAGAGTGCAATCACCTGACCATTTCTATCCTCCAGATGATGATTTCCATGTCAACAATAGACGATCCTCTGCAGAAAGGCCTAGTTTTGGATCTAGATATTCTGGTGGTTCCCGGAACAACAACTATTCCTCACGCTCATCTGGATTTTCCCACGAGTCCAGACCTGCTAGTGTATCTGATAATGCTCGATCATTTCCTGGCGAGGAACTTGTGTTTCGCATACTATGCCCTTTTCGTAAggttgattttgttgttgggGAGTCGGATGGAATTATTGATTTGCTTCACAATGAAATAGGTGTCAACATTGATGTATCTGATCCAGTTTCTGGATTGGACGAGCTTATAATAATCATATCATCTGATGAG GGTCCTGACGACGAGTTGTTTCCTGCCCAAGAAGCTTTATTACATATACAAACTCGCATTGTTGATCTTATtccagaaaaagaaaatattgttaCAACTCGGCTGCTTTTACAGTCAGACGAAATCGGTTCTCTGGCTGACATAGGTAAAATCAGTGGTGCGAGTGTAGAGATTCTGCCGAGAGAACAACGTCCCGTGGGTGTATCAGGGATGGATGAGATTGTACAG ATAGTTGGGGAGATCACAGCTGCTCGAGAGGCTCTAGTGGAGGTGACAGCAAGGATTCGGAGTTACATATATCGTGAGTTTCATGAGAAGGATGAACCTGTCTCTCGTATTTCTGCTCCTAGCCCTGTCAATGGTGGTGTGGAACCAGAGACAGCTTCAAGAAACAACGGACCTCAATATGTCGAAATGCATGCTGGAAATGGCCATGCTCTTTCGACCCCTCATAGTTTCTCAACCACTACAACATCACAAAAAGTAAAG GATGTGGCCTCCACACCCTCAAATGCTGATCCAGTGAAGCAAAATGAGAGTGAGCGACGCGAAGATCATCAGCCCAGTATATTGAATAG AATATCTGTACCACTCGTGACAAGAAGCATACTGGAAGTCGTCATTCCACCCCATGCAGCATCCGAACTTGCCAAGAAATCAAGAAAGCTCGCTTTGATCAGTGAG CTATCCGGAGCAACCGTGAAACTGGTAGACGACGGACCAGAAGCAACAGAGAAGGTAATTCAAATATCAGGTACCCCAGAGCAAGCAGAGAGAGCCCAGAGTTTACTTCAAGGATTCATCTTGAGCA CTGAAGATGGGTAG
- the LOC125215811 gene encoding putative aminoacrylate hydrolase RutD — MPFCEVGRHQKSDGAAASTATGIQIFYRTYGKGPIKVLMIIGLAGTHDSWGPQINALTGTVRPNDDESSVKDPSGGEEATGVEVCAFDNRGVGRSSVPTKKSEYTTSIMAKDAIAIMDHLGWQKAHVFGHSMGAMISCKLAAMVPERISSLALLNVTGGGYECLPKFDRQTLSIALRFLRAKTPEQRAAVDLDTHYSQEYLAEYIGLKTRRAILYQEYVKGISSTGMQSKYGFDGQINACWTHKMSRKEIESIRMAGFPISVIHGRHDIIAQLCHAKRLAERLYPSARMVELNGGHLVSHERTEEVNKALLELINASQSRINLYEWTNLSAKNSVGKASQLTAWRAASSSFILGSVEKLQIFILYFFGLFGLAFQYLRRGVMRLKPVKVEAALTN; from the exons ATGCCGTTTTGCGAAGTGGGCAGGCATCAGAAATCCGACGGCGCGGCAGCAAGCACCGCCACCGGAATCCAAATTTTCTACAGAACATACGGCAAAGGACCAATTAAAGTCCTCATGATCATAG GATTAGCTGGGACCCACGATTCCTGGGGCCCGCAGATTAATGCCCTGACCGGGACAGTGAGGCCGAACGACGACGAGTCGTCGGTGAAAGATCCCAGCGGCGGCGAGGAGGCGACGGGCGTGGAGGTGTGCGCTTTTGACAACCGTGGAGTGGGAAGGAGCTCCGTTCCCACCAAAAAGTCAGAGTATAC GACGAGTATTATGGCAAAAGATGCGATAGCTATAATGGATCATTTGGGATGGCAAAAAGCTCATGTGTTTGGCCACTCAATGG GTGCTATGATTTCTTGTAAGCTTGCTGCAATGGTACCTGAGCGAATTTCATCTTTGGCGTTGTTGAATGTAACTGGTGGAGGTTATGAATGCTTACCAAAG TTTGACCGTCAAACTCTGTCAATTGCTCTGCGTTTTCTGAGGGCAAAAACTCCTGAACAGAGAGCAGCCGTTGATTTAGATACCCACTACTCACAG GAATATCTTGCAGAGTACATTGGACTAAAAACTAGAAGAGCAATTTTATACCAA GAATACGTAAAAGGCATATCATCAACAGGTATGCAGTCGAAGTACGGATTTGACGGTCAGATTAACGCGTGTTGGACCCATAAAATGTCGAGAAAAGAGATAGAATCCATCCGTATGGCTGGATTTCCTATATCAGTAATTCATGGCAG ACACGACATTATTGCTCAGCTCTGCCATGCAAAACGACTTGCAGAGAGATTATATCCATCCGCAAGAATGGTTGAACTTAATGGTGGGCATCTAGTAAGCCATGAGAGGACCGAGGAG GTAAATAAAGCTCTACTAGAGTTGATCAACGCATCACAAAGTAGGATAAATCTGTACGAATGGACAAATTTGTCCGCTAAAAACAGTG TTGGCAAGGCATCTCAGTTAACGGCATGGAGAGCAGCCAGTTCGTCTTTCATTCTTGGGAGCGTAGAGAAGCTACAGATCttcattttatacttttttggCCTCTTTGGACTGGCCTTTCAGTACTTACGAAGAGGCGTGATGAGGCTTAAGCCCGTCAAAGTAGAAGCAGCTCTTACTAACTAA